A single window of Echinimonas agarilytica DNA harbors:
- a CDS encoding TetR/AcrR family transcriptional regulator codes for MLKAESDFDPTETPTGKYKAGKIRDRNINAIIEAAAEEFVQNGFKGTSIQAIADRADIPKANVHYYFKSKSNLYIAVIDNLLQLWNDFFNTINEDDDPAVELDQFIRQKVMMSYTHPRSSKLFAMEIIQGAPHLKEYLRSDLRQWVRERAKVIDSWIAQGKMDKVDPAYLIFLIWSSTQHYADFDTQVLTLMNRAEFELDMIEGISNFLSSVILKGCGLTPPTKS; via the coding sequence ATGCTGAAAGCCGAATCTGATTTCGATCCGACAGAAACGCCTACGGGTAAGTATAAAGCCGGTAAGATTCGTGATCGTAATATTAATGCGATTATTGAAGCTGCAGCTGAAGAGTTTGTTCAAAATGGATTTAAGGGCACGAGTATTCAAGCGATTGCTGATCGTGCTGATATCCCCAAGGCAAATGTGCATTATTACTTTAAAAGTAAGTCGAACTTGTACATTGCGGTGATTGACAACTTATTGCAGCTTTGGAACGATTTCTTTAACACAATCAACGAAGATGATGACCCTGCGGTAGAACTTGACCAGTTTATTCGGCAAAAAGTGATGATGTCTTACACCCATCCTCGCTCGTCAAAATTATTTGCTATGGAGATCATCCAAGGCGCTCCTCATCTCAAAGAGTACTTACGTTCGGATTTGCGTCAGTGGGTTCGCGAGCGCGCCAAAGTGATCGACAGTTGGATTGCTCAAGGGAAAATGGACAAGGTTGATCCCGCTTATCTTATCTTCTTGATTTGGTCTTCTACTCAGCATTACGCAGATTTTGATACGCAAGTACTAACGCTGATGAACCGCGCTGAGTTTGAGTTGGATATGATTGAAGGTATTTCGAATTTTTTAAGTTCAGTGATTTTGAAAGGCTGCGGTTTAACGCCCCCAACAAAGAGCTGA
- a CDS encoding glycoside hydrolase family 43 protein: MKKLVSNGLGIIASLALSALLPLHSVAAQNNSAPTNYQNPVIPGFHPDPSITRVGEDYYLANSSFEWFPAVPIYHSKDLVNWQLISYAVSEPDYLPELADVDKTRGIYAPTLRYHDGTYYMITTCVQCGSNFYVTATNPQGPWSKPIWVEGDRGIDPDLFWENGKAYYTGTGILEPKKVTWPNPNGIWIQEIDLKTGTLLGSKTQLTYGHAINARWTEGPHIYKIDDKKGKKRYMLLVAEGGTGEDHAVNVFDSQSLKGPYVPHHKNPIITHRNLGNNEQINSTGHADIIQTQNGDWWMVLLAKRKFEDSKGALHNMLARETFLVPVVMENGWPVANPGYARIPHQAQRPDLPWTPFPKKPVRDEFDQPTLDLAFNMLRNPTEKWHQISNGSLVLNTRSANLSDNRVNPSMLVRRIQDIQYKAATEVEFNATKNESAGLVIYRDYNSYYQLSKSQTHITLGYMKKGKYTEVAHVPFTKKSAVFGVKSTPDLQLQFSYGSTAKHMKPIGGLVSAVATSDQMAGGFNGPYVGMYTTSDGELSTNSAEFKWFEYEGFDRAQ, from the coding sequence ATGAAAAAATTAGTGTCTAACGGATTAGGGATAATTGCCTCACTTGCACTCAGCGCATTGTTGCCTTTACACAGTGTTGCCGCACAAAATAATTCCGCCCCGACTAACTACCAAAACCCAGTGATTCCGGGGTTCCATCCTGATCCGAGTATTACTCGCGTTGGCGAAGATTATTACCTCGCAAACTCAAGTTTTGAATGGTTTCCTGCGGTGCCTATTTACCATTCAAAAGATTTGGTCAATTGGCAGTTAATTAGTTACGCCGTGAGCGAGCCCGACTACCTTCCTGAATTAGCAGATGTGGATAAAACTCGGGGTATTTATGCCCCGACTTTGCGTTATCACGATGGTACTTATTACATGATTACCACCTGCGTGCAGTGTGGCAGTAATTTTTATGTGACCGCCACCAATCCTCAAGGCCCTTGGAGCAAACCGATTTGGGTCGAGGGAGACAGAGGTATTGACCCAGACTTATTTTGGGAAAATGGCAAAGCTTATTACACAGGCACGGGTATTCTTGAGCCGAAAAAAGTCACATGGCCCAACCCAAACGGTATTTGGATTCAAGAAATTGACCTAAAAACGGGAACGTTGCTCGGGAGTAAAACTCAGCTCACTTACGGCCATGCGATTAATGCTCGTTGGACGGAAGGTCCACACATCTACAAAATCGACGATAAGAAGGGCAAAAAACGCTACATGCTACTTGTCGCCGAAGGGGGAACCGGTGAAGATCATGCTGTGAACGTGTTTGACAGTCAAAGCCTCAAAGGGCCTTATGTGCCACACCACAAAAACCCAATCATCACGCATCGAAACCTGGGTAACAACGAACAAATTAACAGCACTGGTCATGCTGATATCATTCAAACACAAAATGGCGATTGGTGGATGGTACTTCTGGCCAAGCGTAAATTTGAAGACTCCAAAGGCGCATTACACAATATGTTAGCCCGCGAGACGTTTTTGGTTCCTGTGGTCATGGAAAATGGTTGGCCTGTGGCTAACCCTGGATACGCTCGCATTCCGCATCAAGCGCAGCGCCCAGATCTGCCTTGGACACCATTCCCCAAAAAGCCAGTACGCGACGAGTTCGACCAGCCTACACTGGACTTAGCATTTAATATGTTGAGAAATCCAACCGAGAAATGGCACCAAATATCCAATGGTTCACTTGTTTTAAATACGCGCTCGGCGAATTTATCTGACAATCGCGTGAATCCATCCATGTTGGTCCGTCGCATTCAAGACATTCAATACAAAGCTGCGACTGAAGTTGAGTTCAACGCCACTAAAAACGAAAGTGCAGGTCTTGTGATCTATCGTGATTACAATTCCTACTACCAACTCAGCAAGTCCCAAACTCACATCACTTTGGGTTACATGAAAAAGGGTAAATACACTGAAGTCGCGCACGTACCTTTTACTAAAAAGAGTGCCGTCTTTGGCGTTAAATCGACCCCAGATTTACAACTACAATTCAGCTATGGCAGCACAGCGAAGCATATGAAGCCAATTGGCGGACTGGTTTCTGCAGTGGCCACATCTGACCAAATGGCTGGAGGCTTCAATGGCCCTTATGTGGGCATGTACACCACTTCAGATGGCGAGTTGAGCACCAACTCAGCTGAATTTAAATGGTTTGAATATGAAGGCTTCGATCGCGCTCAGTAA
- a CDS encoding tetratricopeptide repeat protein codes for MHDILLRLGQTLFGLICCQCLFFSISAHASSWEKDPDYLSGIESQNNHQYDKARARFQNASENGNGLADFSLARMYELGNGVPASQQTACEYFRKAAMREIPFAQQKFGHCLQHNQWANLKNTTLDPSFNLPSTWYIKSANNGLHSAWCDYGQLFNDTKWQPNDIQTTLKYCTAAAKQSALPAQIVLGDIYSAHGAKYFDADQANFWYTQAANAGSAIASYRLALLLKAYSHNPEVGAKLRQQSLHWMHVSATKGYPPAYHPLALYSWEKLMLNEGNASELLAQSYVWNQLALKQIPSDSASKLQTYINQEMPPEWKPDLDKKVANFVSIEARTIF; via the coding sequence ATGCATGATATACTTCTCCGTTTAGGCCAAACCTTGTTTGGCCTTATTTGCTGCCAATGCCTGTTCTTCTCAATCTCTGCGCACGCATCATCGTGGGAGAAAGATCCGGACTATTTATCAGGTATCGAGTCACAAAATAATCACCAATACGATAAGGCAAGGGCTCGTTTTCAAAACGCCTCTGAGAACGGCAATGGTTTGGCCGACTTTTCATTGGCACGTATGTATGAACTCGGAAATGGCGTGCCGGCGTCGCAACAAACCGCCTGTGAATATTTTCGCAAAGCAGCGATGCGAGAGATTCCCTTCGCTCAGCAAAAATTTGGCCACTGTTTGCAGCACAATCAATGGGCCAACCTTAAAAACACGACATTAGACCCTTCTTTCAACCTTCCAAGCACTTGGTACATTAAGTCAGCGAACAATGGCCTTCATTCGGCGTGGTGTGACTATGGTCAGCTATTCAATGACACAAAATGGCAACCCAACGACATTCAAACCACCTTGAAATACTGCACCGCAGCGGCAAAACAAAGCGCTTTGCCCGCACAAATTGTACTCGGCGATATTTACTCAGCGCATGGTGCCAAGTATTTTGACGCGGATCAGGCTAATTTTTGGTACACACAAGCCGCGAATGCGGGCTCTGCGATCGCCTCATATCGACTGGCCTTGCTATTAAAAGCCTATTCTCACAACCCAGAAGTCGGCGCTAAGCTTCGCCAACAATCCTTACACTGGATGCACGTTTCAGCCACAAAGGGCTATCCCCCAGCTTATCATCCTTTAGCGCTCTACAGCTGGGAAAAGCTGATGCTAAATGAAGGGAACGCAAGTGAGCTTTTAGCTCAAAGTTACGTGTGGAATCAACTCGCATTAAAGCAAATCCCCAGCGATTCAGCCTCTAAGTTGCAAACATACATCAACCAAGAAATGCCGCCGGAATGGAAACCTGACTTAGATAAAAAGGTGGCTAATTTCGTCAGTATTGAAGCACGCACGATTTTTTAG
- a CDS encoding phage tail protein encodes MKRLLNRIPLKWRAGLLSLSALPLAFIPQQANACSYEPMIGGMCVFAGSFAPRNWALAHGQLMPISSHSAMFSILGTMYGGDGRTTFALPDTRGRAVIGTGRGPGSQFNYRPGNKAGADTVALSTFEMPAHTHSATTTIGQFTFNADATLHASTATNSTGDPSGNALGTVDRGNIYTTGTPSVAMSSDSINVTVSGSPTSAPQTTIGSQGGSVPHENRMPFISMNWIIAIEGIYPSRS; translated from the coding sequence ATGAAACGATTACTCAACAGAATTCCTCTAAAATGGCGAGCGGGTTTACTCAGCCTTTCGGCATTGCCTTTAGCGTTCATTCCGCAGCAAGCCAATGCCTGTTCTTATGAGCCTATGATTGGAGGTATGTGCGTTTTTGCCGGAAGTTTCGCACCAAGAAACTGGGCTTTAGCTCATGGTCAGCTAATGCCTATTAGCAGTCACTCTGCTATGTTTTCTATTTTGGGTACGATGTATGGGGGCGACGGCAGAACGACCTTTGCCTTACCGGATACTCGTGGCCGAGCAGTCATAGGAACGGGACGTGGTCCAGGCAGCCAGTTTAATTATCGCCCAGGTAATAAAGCAGGGGCAGACACGGTAGCCTTGAGCACTTTTGAAATGCCAGCTCACACTCACTCGGCAACCACTACGATCGGGCAATTTACCTTTAACGCCGATGCAACGCTTCACGCTTCAACAGCAACGAACAGTACAGGCGACCCATCTGGGAACGCTCTTGGAACTGTTGACCGAGGCAACATATACACGACCGGCACGCCGAGTGTTGCGATGTCCAGTGATTCCATAAACGTAACGGTTTCCGGTTCGCCAACGTCAGCCCCTCAAACCACGATTGGTTCTCAAGGAGGCTCCGTGCCACATGAAAACCGAATGCCATTTATCAGCATGAATTGGATCATTGCGATTGAAGGCATATATCCAAGCCGAAGCTAA
- a CDS encoding PLP-dependent cysteine synthase family protein: MNAMPWNHQAIQKIEADYKRSADTHLIKVDLPAALNATLYLKDESTHPTGSLKHRLARSLFLYSLANGWVNEGTPIIECSSGSTAVSEAYFARLLGLPFYAVMPSSTSKQKIRQIEHYGGICHFADSGDLYQEARLLAQQTNGHYMDQFTYAERATDWRGNNNVAESMFSQLELEPHPIPDWVVVSAGTGGTPATIGRYLNYQKINTQLCVADPEHSVFFDYFKSGDSSLTLTSNSRIEGIGRPRVESSFMASVIDAMIKVPDAASIATAHALEKVLNRKVGASTGTNVYATLQLLARTANNDRHVTLLSMICDSGERYIDTYYNPKWLYEHGFDLEPYQHQLQDIFEHGHFAEDFESSIQRHSK; encoded by the coding sequence ATGAATGCAATGCCTTGGAACCACCAAGCAATACAAAAAATAGAAGCTGACTATAAACGCTCTGCCGACACTCACCTGATTAAAGTTGATCTGCCCGCAGCCTTAAATGCCACTTTATATCTAAAGGATGAATCGACCCATCCCACCGGTAGCCTCAAGCATCGGCTTGCGCGGTCATTATTTTTATACAGCTTAGCCAATGGCTGGGTCAACGAAGGCACACCGATCATCGAATGCTCGTCGGGCAGTACCGCAGTGTCTGAAGCCTATTTTGCAAGATTGTTAGGCTTGCCTTTTTACGCGGTCATGCCTAGCTCAACATCTAAGCAAAAGATTCGGCAAATTGAGCACTACGGGGGTATTTGCCACTTTGCCGATAGCGGCGATCTTTACCAAGAAGCGCGCCTTCTTGCCCAGCAAACCAATGGCCATTACATGGACCAATTTACCTATGCCGAACGTGCAACCGACTGGCGCGGCAACAATAATGTTGCGGAGTCCATGTTCAGCCAGCTCGAACTGGAACCTCATCCGATTCCAGATTGGGTGGTGGTCAGCGCTGGCACAGGCGGCACACCTGCCACGATAGGGCGCTACTTAAATTATCAGAAAATTAATACACAGCTGTGTGTCGCTGATCCTGAACATTCGGTGTTTTTTGATTATTTCAAATCCGGTGACTCATCATTAACGCTCACATCCAACTCACGTATTGAGGGTATTGGAAGGCCTCGTGTGGAATCCTCTTTTATGGCATCGGTGATCGACGCCATGATCAAAGTCCCCGATGCGGCATCAATCGCAACTGCACATGCCTTGGAAAAGGTTCTGAATCGTAAGGTCGGAGCGTCTACAGGTACCAATGTATATGCAACCCTTCAATTATTAGCTCGCACGGCAAATAACGACAGACACGTGACCTTGTTATCGATGATATGTGATTCTGGAGAGCGTTATATCGACACTTATTACAACCCAAAGTGGCTCTATGAGCACGGTTTTGACTTAGAGCCTTATCAACACCAGCTCCAAGATATATTTGAGCATGGCCACTTTGCCGAAGACTTTGAATCATCAATTCAACGCCACTCAAAATGA
- a CDS encoding sensor histidine kinase: MMKSLYIPTERSAEQRHLRRVLQLRWVLIALEIILLSLDSQGEWIHFFGSPIGIILGMQLALQLLSEAWMRSSNRVSLWMIGYQLVLDVGCLSGLIYFTGGATNAFVSALLIPVALAGVMLPMLGTLLVLAVAAFAYSSMVFWLPNEMHHIHDMHAHFVGMWVNFLISAFVMTFVIAVIARELRQRDAQLSEQKLQALRQHQVLSMGAAAAQTAHELATPIATLSMLHEELSENYPTDTDIAALAAPLKQCQSSLSELRQVADELRLQQVSIILADALFTDLVERVRLLWPTLELQVSHHFGDEYLKTDSSVLPALINLTQNAAQSAELSGCPRISIDGGVENGVWCCQIRNPIDELHQLHQPPGGALVASNHGFGMAQVLSRTVIERFGGSLYATVRDDEMCVEVRLPVEAA, encoded by the coding sequence ATGATGAAATCACTATATATCCCTACAGAAAGAAGTGCTGAGCAGCGCCATCTACGGCGTGTTTTACAGCTTCGATGGGTGCTGATCGCACTCGAAATTATATTGCTAAGTCTTGACTCCCAAGGGGAGTGGATTCATTTTTTTGGATCGCCGATCGGCATTATTCTTGGTATGCAACTGGCACTTCAATTATTGAGCGAAGCCTGGATGCGTTCATCTAACCGCGTGTCGTTATGGATGATTGGATATCAGTTGGTGTTAGATGTAGGTTGCTTAAGTGGCCTTATCTATTTTACCGGTGGCGCAACCAATGCCTTTGTCTCGGCTTTGTTGATCCCTGTAGCGCTGGCCGGTGTAATGCTGCCAATGCTTGGGACTCTGCTTGTTCTTGCGGTAGCGGCTTTTGCTTACAGCAGCATGGTATTTTGGCTCCCAAATGAAATGCATCATATTCATGACATGCATGCTCATTTTGTTGGCATGTGGGTTAATTTCCTCATTTCTGCATTTGTGATGACATTCGTGATTGCAGTGATCGCGCGCGAGTTACGCCAACGTGACGCGCAGCTTAGCGAGCAGAAACTTCAAGCGTTAAGGCAGCACCAAGTATTATCAATGGGGGCGGCAGCGGCTCAAACCGCGCATGAATTAGCCACACCCATTGCAACGCTGTCGATGCTGCATGAAGAGTTGTCGGAAAATTACCCTACAGACACTGATATTGCAGCATTGGCTGCGCCCCTTAAACAATGTCAAAGTAGTCTATCGGAATTGCGACAGGTGGCGGATGAACTGCGGCTTCAGCAAGTCTCCATTATTCTCGCCGATGCCTTGTTTACTGATTTAGTCGAACGGGTACGTTTGTTGTGGCCAACACTAGAGTTGCAAGTCAGTCATCACTTTGGTGATGAATACTTGAAAACTGACTCGAGTGTACTGCCCGCACTTATCAACCTAACGCAGAACGCGGCGCAGTCTGCAGAGCTTAGTGGTTGCCCAAGAATTAGTATTGATGGTGGTGTAGAAAATGGTGTCTGGTGTTGCCAAATTCGCAATCCCATTGATGAACTTCACCAATTACATCAACCTCCAGGCGGGGCATTGGTGGCGTCTAATCATGGCTTTGGTATGGCACAAGTGCTGAGTCGAACGGTGATTGAACGATTTGGTGGTAGCTTGTATGCAACAGTCAGAGACGATGAAATGTGTGTTGAAGTACGCCTACCTGTAGAGGCAGCTTAA
- a CDS encoding response regulator transcription factor codes for MSSKRLLIIEDDTAFASVLHKRLLRYGFEAQVAFDAPSALHLAYQWHPHFVILDMKLGNDSGLVLLPQLRQSLPQARIVLLTGYASIATAVQAVKQGADDYLAKPVETQSLLASLQPSPTHPDAMIAAKSVDESKAMMSPERLEWEHIQTVLAMHGGNISAAARAMNMHRRTLQRKLSKRPVKQ; via the coding sequence ATGTCATCGAAGCGCTTGCTGATTATCGAGGATGACACCGCTTTTGCATCTGTCTTGCACAAGCGATTGTTGCGTTACGGTTTTGAAGCCCAAGTTGCTTTCGATGCGCCAAGTGCATTGCATCTTGCTTATCAATGGCATCCCCATTTCGTCATTTTGGACATGAAATTAGGCAATGATAGTGGTTTGGTTTTACTGCCTCAGCTGCGCCAGTCTCTTCCTCAAGCGCGTATTGTATTGCTAACTGGTTACGCCAGTATTGCTACGGCGGTGCAAGCTGTGAAACAAGGGGCAGATGACTACCTTGCCAAGCCGGTTGAAACTCAAAGTTTGTTGGCATCTCTTCAGCCGTCTCCAACACATCCAGATGCGATGATAGCGGCTAAAAGTGTGGATGAGAGCAAAGCGATGATGTCGCCGGAACGGTTGGAGTGGGAACATATTCAAACTGTATTAGCGATGCACGGTGGAAATATTTCCGCAGCAGCTCGAGCAATGAATATGCATCGCCGTACGTTACAACGTAAATTGTCAAAACGTCCCGTCAAACAATAA
- a CDS encoding polysaccharide lyase family 7 protein: MIAMLGLTSLFAAHADAKAPAKKFNLSHWKITLPMDADNNGKVDEVDVKKIRRYSHPDFFFLDEQGYMVFAAPNKATTTSGSSNTRSELRQMIRGTNTKIKTKSPKNNFAIAAHPNATSFGDIGGKLTATLKVDHVALNAGHPDKNPAYSVVVGQIHAGKDQRLIDEGNGFGWGNEPIKIYYKKWPDHDTGSVFWNYERNLPKTDPNRTDIALPVWGNTWENPDDPKDQGIALGEEFSYIINVHENVMYLTFYSAKLGVVNYEIDLSTAADDNDHPQGYAGDWFYFKAGAYNQCSTKDDEGGWYTACPGTGDWNTDKANGDYTQVSFSRVVLSSSEAPK; this comes from the coding sequence ATGATTGCAATGCTGGGTTTAACAAGCCTGTTTGCTGCACACGCTGACGCCAAAGCCCCTGCTAAAAAATTCAACTTATCTCATTGGAAGATCACGCTTCCCATGGATGCCGATAATAATGGCAAAGTGGATGAGGTTGATGTGAAAAAAATCAGACGATATTCGCATCCTGATTTCTTCTTCTTGGATGAACAGGGTTATATGGTTTTTGCGGCTCCGAACAAAGCAACCACGACCAGCGGATCTTCGAATACGCGGAGTGAATTGCGCCAAATGATTCGTGGCACTAATACAAAAATCAAAACCAAGTCGCCGAAAAATAATTTCGCAATTGCAGCGCATCCAAATGCAACGAGTTTTGGGGATATTGGCGGCAAATTGACGGCCACATTAAAAGTCGATCATGTCGCTCTAAATGCCGGTCATCCAGATAAGAACCCAGCTTACTCTGTAGTCGTGGGGCAAATTCACGCAGGCAAAGATCAGCGTTTAATTGATGAAGGAAATGGTTTTGGTTGGGGCAATGAGCCGATCAAAATCTATTACAAAAAATGGCCTGATCATGACACAGGTTCGGTGTTTTGGAACTACGAACGTAACTTACCCAAAACTGACCCGAACCGGACCGATATTGCGCTACCTGTATGGGGTAATACTTGGGAAAATCCTGATGATCCGAAAGATCAAGGTATCGCTCTAGGGGAAGAGTTTAGCTACATCATTAATGTTCATGAAAATGTTATGTACCTGACATTTTATAGTGCCAAGCTTGGTGTGGTGAATTACGAGATTGACTTGTCGACAGCTGCTGATGACAACGATCATCCTCAGGGTTATGCCGGAGATTGGTTCTATTTTAAAGCGGGTGCATATAACCAATGCAGTACAAAGGATGATGAAGGCGGATGGTATACCGCTTGTCCGGGCACCGGTGACTGGAATACTGATAAAGCCAATGGTGATTACACCCAAGTATCTTTTTCTAGAGTGGTATTGAGTTCCTCAGAAGCCCCGAAATAA
- a CDS encoding lectin-like protein, with product MMRLLFCVLVCLMALGCSSMSTESSRYEFVYEQVSWTEAKRRAEDRGGHLACFETLNELKLVKAKMHRSRALWVGLTDVQREGDWFWLNGEPLEPYMIDLLERGEQLEQRDYGHLLFNSGLNSRDEKGEKPKGWKAQEHVEGFIIEWER from the coding sequence ATGATGAGATTGCTGTTTTGTGTGCTGGTGTGCTTGATGGCGTTGGGGTGTTCCTCGATGTCTACTGAGTCGAGTCGATATGAATTTGTGTACGAGCAAGTGTCGTGGACCGAAGCTAAACGACGAGCGGAAGATCGAGGCGGACACTTGGCGTGCTTTGAGACCCTAAATGAATTGAAGCTCGTTAAAGCTAAAATGCATCGCTCTCGAGCGCTGTGGGTTGGTTTAACCGATGTACAACGTGAGGGCGATTGGTTTTGGCTGAACGGCGAACCGCTAGAGCCTTACATGATCGATTTGTTAGAACGAGGCGAACAACTTGAACAGAGAGATTACGGTCATCTTTTGTTCAACAGTGGGCTGAATTCCCGCGATGAAAAGGGCGAAAAACCAAAAGGTTGGAAGGCCCAAGAGCATGTTGAAGGATTTATTATTGAGTGGGAACGTTAA
- a CDS encoding TonB-dependent receptor — MPLNYIAPDAGDLIKKMPGAAINRNGPLTPIAQHRGLYGDRVAVSIDGSPVIGAGPNAMDTPLSYAPTILIQSLQSHRGIAPVSSAIETLGGAYDVKMREFIFNTQSDLRINGTARLGYQDNGQATSAQGVFQVANEQHGIQLFIDVQQGDSDLESGNGHSISPTEYEKWVGGASYHYALDSGQINVSWQHFDTDEAGTPALPMDIQYIETDRFALNGNLNVAGWQTKVHLGYTDAEHLMDNYSQRVNGMMMDMTRDNLATSDDINWTFSANKEFNGHIIELGTNGIVAHHDATITDPKNGMFKIANFNDVEDNKASIYGTWTHVHRNLEFSTGARLTYAEADAGDVSHSMAMMNPMIMQLVDEFNASERDQDDWLYDVTAEVIWTLNSAWSVSAAAGQKQRAPTYQERYLWFPLEATAGLADGYNYIGNPHLNAEQAWQFDTGMRWQGESSFVEPHLFYHRIDDYIQGIPSPHMAANMVSTAMTGKAPLQFANVDAELYGFDIEAVWHIARQWTLEGTASYVRGKRRDMNDDLYRIAPPSLRTRLSYDIHNLNFGGAWNLVAKKEEVAAVNAEQKTSGYGTIDLDMSYGFDRWLFSAGVENLFDKGYQDHLAGYNRVMMSDLPIGSRIEGIGRNVWANIAFEM, encoded by the coding sequence ATGCCGCTAAATTATATCGCCCCTGATGCAGGAGACTTAATCAAAAAGATGCCTGGAGCAGCCATCAATCGCAACGGCCCTTTGACACCCATCGCTCAACATAGAGGTTTGTACGGTGACCGTGTCGCAGTCAGTATTGACGGCTCTCCGGTGATCGGTGCGGGTCCAAATGCAATGGATACACCGCTCAGTTACGCCCCAACCATTCTGATTCAGAGCTTACAAAGTCATCGAGGTATAGCGCCAGTGAGCAGCGCGATTGAAACGCTCGGCGGCGCATATGATGTCAAGATGCGCGAATTCATATTCAATACTCAATCTGATCTTCGCATCAATGGTACAGCTCGGCTTGGCTACCAAGACAATGGGCAAGCCACCAGCGCGCAGGGAGTGTTTCAGGTCGCCAATGAGCAACATGGCATACAACTTTTTATAGATGTTCAACAAGGCGATAGCGATTTAGAGTCCGGCAATGGGCATTCTATTTCACCCACCGAATATGAAAAATGGGTGGGCGGGGCAAGCTATCACTATGCCCTCGACAGCGGACAAATCAATGTATCGTGGCAACATTTTGATACCGATGAAGCCGGTACTCCCGCGTTACCGATGGATATTCAATACATCGAAACAGATCGATTTGCACTTAATGGCAACCTTAACGTCGCAGGCTGGCAAACCAAAGTTCATTTGGGGTACACCGATGCCGAGCACTTGATGGACAATTATAGCCAGCGTGTAAACGGCATGATGATGGATATGACGCGCGATAACCTCGCCACATCAGACGACATTAACTGGACGTTCAGCGCAAATAAAGAGTTCAACGGGCACATCATCGAGTTGGGTACCAATGGTATTGTCGCTCACCATGACGCGACCATCACCGACCCCAAAAATGGCATGTTTAAAATCGCGAACTTTAACGATGTTGAAGACAATAAAGCGAGCATTTACGGAACTTGGACCCACGTTCACCGCAATTTAGAATTTTCTACTGGTGCTCGACTGACCTATGCAGAAGCCGACGCAGGTGACGTGAGTCATTCCATGGCCATGATGAATCCGATGATCATGCAGTTGGTTGATGAATTTAATGCATCCGAACGTGATCAGGATGATTGGCTGTATGATGTCACTGCCGAAGTGATTTGGACACTCAACTCGGCATGGTCTGTCAGCGCAGCCGCGGGGCAAAAGCAGCGCGCACCGACGTATCAAGAACGTTATCTATGGTTTCCACTTGAAGCCACAGCGGGCTTAGCTGATGGCTATAACTACATAGGCAACCCCCATTTAAATGCCGAACAGGCATGGCAGTTTGATACAGGCATGCGTTGGCAAGGTGAAAGTAGTTTTGTAGAACCACATCTATTTTATCACCGCATCGACGATTACATTCAAGGCATCCCAAGTCCCCATATGGCCGCCAACATGGTATCTACCGCCATGACGGGGAAAGCCCCCTTACAATTCGCCAATGTCGATGCAGAACTTTATGGTTTCGACATTGAAGCTGTTTGGCACATTGCACGCCAATGGACGCTTGAAGGCACCGCCAGTTACGTCCGCGGCAAGCGTCGTGATATGAACGATGACTTATATCGTATTGCGCCACCTTCGTTACGTACCCGTCTCAGCTATGACATTCATAATCTGAACTTTGGTGGCGCATGGAATTTAGTGGCCAAAAAAGAAGAAGTAGCCGCCGTGAATGCAGAGCAAAAAACCTCTGGATACGGCACAATCGATTTGGACATGAGCTATGGATTCGATCGCTGGTTGTTCAGCGCAGGTGTGGAAAACCTGTTTGATAAGGGGTATCAAGACCATTTAGCCGGCTACAATCGGGTCATGATGTCGGATCTTCCTATCGGGTCTCGCATCGAAGGAATAGGGCGCAACGTTTGGGCTAATATTGCATTTGAAATGTAG